One window of Akkermansia biwaensis genomic DNA carries:
- a CDS encoding superoxide dismutase translates to MTKKQNPSTVGYADGKYVLPPLPYAYDALEPLMDEKTVRIHHDKHHAAYVAGANAAAEKLREIADGKLDASATTNWVRSLSFNVSGHVLHTIFWTNMTPDPKKEPQGPLMDAIKEKFGSLDGMMKEFKAAALGVEGSGWGILGVDPMSKTLVICGAEKHQNVEIPGLVPLLVCDVWEHAYYLKHQNARANYIEDFCRLINWDDVEGRYKDAMAS, encoded by the coding sequence ATGACTAAGAAGCAAAATCCCTCCACGGTCGGTTATGCCGACGGCAAGTACGTGTTACCCCCCCTTCCGTACGCCTACGATGCCCTTGAACCCCTGATGGATGAGAAAACGGTGCGCATTCATCACGACAAGCACCACGCGGCCTATGTCGCCGGCGCGAACGCCGCTGCAGAAAAACTCCGGGAAATTGCAGACGGCAAGCTGGACGCCTCCGCCACCACCAACTGGGTGCGCTCCCTTTCCTTCAACGTTTCCGGCCACGTCCTCCATACCATTTTCTGGACCAACATGACCCCCGATCCCAAGAAGGAGCCCCAGGGCCCGCTGATGGACGCCATCAAGGAAAAATTCGGCTCCCTGGACGGCATGATGAAGGAATTCAAGGCTGCGGCACTGGGCGTGGAAGGCTCCGGCTGGGGCATTCTGGGCGTGGACCCCATGAGCAAAACGCTGGTGATCTGCGGGGCGGAAAAGCACCAGAACGTGGAAATTCCCGGCCTGGTGCCCCTCCTGGTCTGCGACGTGTGGGAACACGCCTATTACCTGAAGCACCAGAACGCCAGGGCCAACTATATTGAAGACTTCTGCCGCCTCATCAACTGGGACGACGTGGAAGGACGCTACAAGGACGCCATGGCCTCCTGA
- a CDS encoding adenylyltransferase/cytidyltransferase family protein, with product MKKVFVSGCYDIVHAGHIQFFEEARALGDYLIVSFASEPVLWHHKQRKPSIPDEHKKVLLESLRMVDKVILGTGMKKGLDFEEEFLAEKPDILAVTEDDLYGPIKKELCSRVGAQYVVLPKTPPKFAPVSTTMLVNRIKAPSSVPLRVDFAGGWLDVPRYARKDAYVVNCAITPMVSLCEWPYEKRSGLGGSGAWAMLEGRDPVASELALGVGWQDPAVIAETGLCVWRSGASPVLDMKGTGDFLEGRMAILYTGSEHDTPKMADECRDYVRIAQSSLIARTGALEHNIHTLAAGVALYYSVQLDEGMIPLPDIPNALAKKYLGGGYGGYALYLFSCRDDRDQAVKDHPDMKRVEPYCRQLFK from the coding sequence ATGAAAAAAGTTTTCGTCTCAGGCTGCTATGATATCGTCCATGCCGGACACATCCAGTTTTTTGAAGAGGCCCGCGCCCTGGGGGACTACCTGATCGTTTCCTTTGCCTCGGAACCCGTGCTCTGGCACCACAAGCAGCGCAAGCCCTCCATTCCGGACGAACACAAGAAGGTTCTTCTGGAAAGCCTGCGGATGGTGGACAAGGTCATCCTGGGCACGGGCATGAAGAAGGGGCTGGACTTCGAGGAGGAATTCCTGGCGGAAAAACCGGATATCCTGGCCGTGACGGAAGACGACCTGTACGGCCCCATCAAGAAGGAGCTGTGCTCGCGCGTAGGAGCTCAATACGTGGTCCTTCCCAAGACGCCGCCCAAATTCGCCCCCGTTTCCACCACCATGCTGGTCAACCGGATCAAGGCTCCGTCCTCCGTGCCGCTCCGCGTGGACTTTGCCGGAGGATGGCTGGACGTCCCCCGTTACGCCAGAAAAGACGCCTATGTGGTCAACTGCGCCATCACCCCGATGGTTTCCCTCTGCGAGTGGCCTTATGAAAAGCGTTCCGGGCTGGGCGGCAGCGGCGCGTGGGCCATGCTGGAAGGACGGGACCCCGTGGCTTCCGAGCTGGCGCTGGGCGTCGGCTGGCAGGACCCCGCCGTGATCGCGGAAACGGGCTTGTGCGTCTGGAGGTCCGGCGCCTCTCCCGTGCTGGACATGAAGGGCACCGGAGACTTTCTGGAGGGAAGGATGGCCATTCTTTACACGGGTTCCGAACACGATACGCCGAAAATGGCGGACGAATGCCGGGATTACGTGCGCATCGCCCAGTCTTCCCTGATCGCCCGCACGGGCGCTCTGGAACACAACATCCACACCCTGGCCGCAGGCGTGGCCCTGTATTACAGCGTCCAGCTTGACGAGGGCATGATTCCCCTTCCGGACATTCCCAACGCCCTGGCGAAGAAATACCTGGGCGGCGGCTACGGCGGCTATGCCCTGTACCTGTTCTCCTGCCGGGACGACCGGGACCAGGCCGTGAAGGACCATCCGGACATGAAGCGCGTGGAACCGTATTGCCGCCAACTGTTCAAGTAA
- the murJ gene encoding murein biosynthesis integral membrane protein MurJ, with protein MSLMRNSLVASGAIFACRLTGMAREIVYTSLFGATGVLDAFYTAFRIPNLLRDLFAEGALSQSYTSVASKTREAEGDAAAWELTNKVATQLSTLMVAIVTLGILFAGPIMEALYSGDHSVTDQLFATDLSRIMWPFIGFASLSALVMGALNMVGVFGLPMLASAAFNVTSIVLGLLIGWFIDPSFGPKALYGFACGVTLGGMAQIAVQLPKLRRTGFRWKPNFQWNDPKIKKIWGLMLPSVLASGVTQFTIFINTGFALNLQKGSVTALTTAFRLWQLPVGLFGVATGMVVLPAVSRMMVGNGRKEVAAHIAKGLRLVAFFAVPAFLILYILGTEFVSSVYQWGRFNQDAVRYTGEVLGAYSLGLLGYAGTKVVQPVFLALEKRWVPLIAAAVALAISIGLNYYFVYVLHKNAAWLAFTTSVVTTFNFLFYFLYLRRQLGGMDGKTLVSGLLKILAAAALLGAVCWAGKTWFLQGFLDWSFPSRVLGISLVCGCAGIIYLLAAFLLKTPELDAARAKLMKR; from the coding sequence ATGTCCCTGATGCGGAACAGCCTGGTCGCCTCCGGCGCCATCTTCGCATGCCGCCTGACCGGCATGGCCAGGGAAATCGTGTACACCTCCCTGTTCGGCGCCACGGGCGTGCTGGACGCCTTTTACACGGCCTTCCGCATTCCCAACCTGCTTAGGGACCTGTTCGCGGAAGGGGCCCTTTCCCAGTCCTACACCAGCGTGGCCTCCAAAACCCGGGAGGCGGAGGGGGACGCCGCCGCCTGGGAGCTGACCAACAAGGTGGCCACCCAGCTTTCCACGCTGATGGTCGCCATCGTCACGCTGGGCATCCTGTTTGCCGGCCCCATCATGGAAGCCCTTTACAGCGGGGACCATTCCGTGACGGACCAATTGTTCGCCACGGATCTGAGCCGCATCATGTGGCCCTTCATCGGCTTCGCTTCCCTGTCCGCCCTGGTGATGGGCGCGCTGAACATGGTGGGCGTCTTCGGACTGCCCATGCTGGCCTCCGCCGCCTTCAACGTCACGTCCATCGTGCTGGGCCTGCTGATCGGCTGGTTCATTGACCCCTCCTTCGGACCCAAAGCCCTGTACGGCTTTGCCTGCGGGGTGACGCTCGGGGGCATGGCCCAGATTGCCGTGCAGCTTCCCAAACTCCGCAGAACGGGTTTCCGCTGGAAGCCCAACTTCCAGTGGAACGACCCTAAAATCAAAAAAATCTGGGGGCTGATGCTGCCCTCCGTGCTGGCCTCCGGCGTCACGCAGTTCACCATTTTCATCAATACGGGCTTTGCGCTGAACCTGCAAAAAGGTTCCGTCACCGCGCTGACCACGGCATTCCGGCTCTGGCAGCTCCCCGTCGGCCTCTTCGGCGTGGCTACCGGAATGGTCGTGCTCCCGGCCGTCTCCCGCATGATGGTGGGGAATGGGAGGAAGGAAGTGGCGGCCCACATCGCCAAGGGACTGCGGCTGGTAGCGTTCTTCGCCGTTCCGGCCTTCCTGATCCTGTACATCCTGGGGACGGAATTCGTCTCCTCCGTGTACCAGTGGGGGCGCTTCAACCAGGATGCCGTGCGCTACACGGGAGAGGTGCTGGGTGCCTACTCCCTCGGCCTGCTGGGCTACGCCGGAACCAAGGTGGTGCAGCCCGTCTTCCTGGCCCTGGAAAAGCGCTGGGTTCCCCTCATCGCCGCCGCCGTGGCGCTGGCCATCAGCATCGGCCTCAACTACTACTTCGTGTACGTGCTGCATAAAAATGCGGCGTGGCTGGCATTCACCACCTCCGTGGTCACCACCTTCAACTTCCTTTTCTACTTCCTTTACCTGCGCCGCCAGCTCGGCGGCATGGACGGGAAGACGCTGGTTTCCGGCCTCCTGAAAATCCTGGCGGCGGCGGCCCTTCTGGGGGCGGTCTGCTGGGCCGGAAAAACGTGGTTCCTCCAGGGCTTCCTGGACTGGTCCTTCCCGTCAAGGGTGTTGGGCATTTCCCTGGTCTGCGGGTGCGCCGGCATCATTTACCTGCTGGCCGCCTTCCTGCTGAAAACGCCGGAACTTGATGCGGCACGGGCCAAACTCATGAAACGCTGA
- a CDS encoding pyridoxal phosphate-dependent aminotransferase produces the protein MDMISPSIAALTPSLTLKVTNRAKAMKAAGEEVYGLAGGEPEMDTPDNIKQAAITALNNGATKYTPSAGLPALRQAIADKLKRENNLEYDPSQITVGAGAKHACFNAIMATVSEGDEVIIPAPYWVSYPEMVRMCGGVPVIVETTPENGWKLTAEQFEEAMTPRTKMVILTTPNNPTGAVYFEEELRALGEVAVSEDILILADEIYEHLVYGDVKHVSIASLSPELYDLTITINGFSKGYAMTGWRLGYSAAPAPIAKAIQMIQDHTTSNVCTFAQYGGIEALTGDQSFISDMRDEYDMRRQYVYSRLSAIPNVSVVEPQGAFYFFVDTSKLGLTSLNLCDKLLERYKVAAVPGIAFGNDKGIRISYCTTLDILKEALDRFEEFCKAH, from the coding sequence ATGGACATGATTTCCCCCAGCATTGCTGCATTAACCCCTTCCCTGACTCTCAAGGTGACTAACCGTGCCAAGGCCATGAAGGCCGCCGGTGAAGAAGTTTACGGTCTGGCGGGCGGTGAACCGGAAATGGACACCCCCGACAACATCAAGCAGGCAGCCATCACCGCCCTGAACAATGGCGCCACCAAGTACACCCCTTCCGCCGGCCTTCCCGCACTGCGCCAGGCCATCGCCGACAAGCTCAAGAGAGAAAACAACCTGGAATACGATCCTTCCCAGATCACGGTGGGAGCGGGCGCCAAGCACGCCTGCTTCAACGCCATCATGGCCACCGTCTCCGAAGGGGACGAAGTCATCATCCCGGCTCCCTACTGGGTCAGTTATCCGGAAATGGTCCGCATGTGCGGCGGTGTTCCCGTCATCGTGGAAACCACTCCGGAAAACGGCTGGAAGCTGACGGCCGAACAATTTGAGGAAGCCATGACCCCCCGCACCAAGATGGTCATTCTCACCACGCCGAACAATCCGACCGGAGCCGTTTATTTCGAAGAGGAACTGCGCGCTCTGGGCGAAGTGGCCGTGAGCGAGGACATCCTCATCCTGGCGGACGAAATTTACGAACACCTCGTGTACGGGGACGTCAAGCACGTCAGCATCGCCTCCCTCAGTCCGGAACTATACGACCTGACCATCACCATCAACGGCTTTTCCAAGGGCTACGCCATGACCGGCTGGCGCCTGGGCTACTCCGCCGCCCCGGCTCCCATCGCCAAGGCCATCCAGATGATCCAGGACCACACCACGTCCAACGTCTGCACCTTCGCCCAGTACGGCGGCATTGAGGCCCTTACCGGAGACCAGAGCTTCATCAGCGACATGCGCGACGAATACGACATGCGCCGCCAGTACGTCTATTCCCGCCTCAGCGCCATCCCGAACGTCAGCGTCGTGGAACCGCAGGGCGCCTTCTACTTCTTTGTGGACACCAGCAAACTGGGCCTCACCTCCCTGAACCTGTGCGACAAGCTTCTGGAACGCTACAAGGTGGCCGCCGTTCCCGGCATCGCCTTCGGCAATGACAAGGGCATCCGTATCAGCTACTGCACTACGCTGGACATTCTGAAGGAAGCGCTGGACCGCTTCGAGGAATTCTGCAAGGCGCACTAA
- a CDS encoding YlbF family regulator, with product MNTPVLNDNLRSATEALCNLLAKEDQVVSSKAKIGLFFQNPEATKLFEEVNAYGEELRNKHLAGMPPTEEEIAKFDTLRENVVKNDAARGFLEARQTIDEILNTINHYLGMSIDLGRAPTPEEIEEARQRAMSAQSSCSCGGDCNKESCDCDGNCDHDHDHKDGGCGCGNH from the coding sequence ATGAATACCCCCGTTCTCAATGACAACCTGCGTTCCGCCACGGAAGCCCTTTGCAACCTTCTTGCCAAGGAAGACCAGGTTGTGTCCTCCAAGGCCAAAATCGGCCTGTTTTTCCAGAATCCGGAAGCCACCAAGCTTTTTGAAGAAGTGAACGCCTACGGCGAAGAACTGCGCAACAAGCACCTGGCCGGCATGCCGCCGACGGAAGAGGAAATCGCCAAGTTCGACACCCTGCGTGAAAACGTGGTCAAGAACGACGCCGCACGCGGCTTCCTGGAAGCTCGCCAGACCATTGACGAAATCCTGAACACCATCAATCACTATCTGGGCATGTCCATCGACCTCGGCCGCGCCCCCACTCCTGAAGAAATCGAGGAAGCCCGCCAGCGTGCCATGAGCGCCCAGTCCTCCTGCTCCTGCGGAGGCGACTGCAACAAGGAAAGCTGCGACTGCGACGGCAATTGCGACCACGATCACGACCACAAGGACGGCGGCTGCGGTTGCGGCAATCACTGA
- a CDS encoding ankyrin repeat domain-containing protein: protein MKLMNICCVALFPLVAWGAGASSGNAVQAAPDAVKPATYEKACQIVEEWIDQIAGKGALPSNKLSNLQQALKALSQGADIHGREGRRALMASAALGRKDIFDFLLGRGAVPGKGEKLNALFREAVCGKNAAIAEWLFKQGADVNSAGQMGSTPLMLAACRNDRAMVDLLLGWKADPDAVNEQGETAADYALGSGCRELGQYLKSNMKGKGADK from the coding sequence ATGAAACTGATGAATATTTGTTGTGTTGCCCTGTTTCCTCTTGTTGCGTGGGGAGCCGGGGCGTCTTCCGGAAACGCCGTCCAGGCCGCGCCGGACGCCGTGAAACCCGCCACCTATGAAAAGGCTTGTCAGATAGTGGAGGAATGGATTGATCAAATAGCCGGGAAAGGCGCCTTGCCCTCCAACAAACTGTCCAACCTTCAACAGGCTTTGAAAGCATTGAGCCAGGGGGCGGATATTCACGGACGGGAGGGACGCAGGGCATTGATGGCCTCCGCGGCGCTGGGCAGGAAAGATATTTTTGACTTCCTGCTGGGCCGGGGAGCCGTTCCCGGAAAAGGGGAAAAATTGAATGCCCTGTTCCGGGAAGCTGTTTGCGGTAAAAATGCCGCGATTGCGGAATGGCTTTTCAAACAGGGAGCGGATGTCAACAGCGCCGGACAGATGGGAAGCACCCCTCTCATGCTGGCCGCCTGCCGGAATGACCGTGCCATGGTTGATTTGCTGCTCGGATGGAAGGCCGATCCCGACGCCGTCAACGAGCAGGGGGAAACCGCCGCTGATTATGCCCTCGGCAGCGGCTGCCGGGAACTGGGCCAATATCTCAAAAGCAACATGAAGGGGAAAGGGGCGGACAAATAA
- the dusB gene encoding tRNA dihydrouridine synthase DusB produces MTFPGPTSPFPLPFIKTDFPLFLAPMAGVTDPIFRTICKELGADVMVTEFVSAEGILQAWERNRRYTKIEESHRPIGIQLFGADGAHMGEAARIILDHEKPDFIDINFGCPVPKVVGKNGGSSLLKDLPLLASVAAGVVKAVGDRIPVTAKIRIGWDFQNLCAMDACRLLEDAGISMITIHGRTRSQQYSGAANWDIIDECARAMSVPVIGNGDIATAQAAAYVKENTAVSGVMIGRAAMENPWIFADTRYFLLHGVLPPARQPREKTDLILRHTRMALDSGHYGDELHTMRHMRSRILAYTKGFPGAKEMRSRLVRVSSLRELEELLSGLPR; encoded by the coding sequence ATGACTTTTCCCGGACCCACATCCCCCTTCCCCCTGCCGTTCATCAAAACGGATTTCCCGCTGTTTCTGGCTCCCATGGCCGGGGTGACGGACCCCATTTTCCGCACCATCTGCAAGGAACTGGGAGCGGACGTGATGGTGACGGAGTTCGTTTCCGCGGAAGGCATTCTCCAGGCGTGGGAAAGGAACAGGAGGTACACTAAAATTGAAGAATCGCACCGCCCCATAGGCATCCAGCTTTTCGGTGCGGACGGCGCCCACATGGGGGAAGCCGCCAGAATCATTCTGGACCACGAAAAACCGGATTTCATTGACATCAACTTCGGATGCCCGGTTCCAAAAGTGGTCGGCAAGAATGGAGGGTCCTCCCTGCTGAAAGACCTGCCCCTGCTGGCTTCCGTGGCGGCCGGAGTCGTGAAGGCGGTGGGCGACCGCATCCCGGTCACGGCGAAGATACGCATCGGCTGGGATTTCCAGAACCTGTGCGCGATGGATGCCTGCCGCCTGCTGGAGGATGCGGGCATCTCCATGATCACCATTCACGGGCGCACCCGCTCCCAGCAGTATTCCGGCGCCGCCAACTGGGACATTATTGACGAATGCGCGCGTGCCATGTCCGTCCCGGTCATCGGCAACGGAGACATTGCCACGGCCCAGGCCGCAGCGTATGTGAAGGAGAACACCGCCGTCAGCGGCGTCATGATAGGCCGCGCGGCCATGGAGAACCCGTGGATCTTTGCGGATACTAGGTATTTCCTGCTGCACGGCGTCCTGCCGCCGGCCAGACAGCCCCGGGAGAAAACGGACCTGATTCTGCGCCATACGCGGATGGCCCTGGATTCCGGCCATTACGGCGATGAACTCCACACCATGCGCCACATGAGGTCCCGCATTCTGGCGTACACGAAGGGGTTTCCCGGAGCCAAGGAGATGCGTTCCCGGCTGGTGCGCGTTTCCAGCCTGCGGGAACTGGAGGAACTGCTCTCCGGTCTCCCCCGGTAA
- a CDS encoding GspE/PulE family protein, which translates to MYANESYLIELLTQAGYLNEEILQYARSQKSPTQDLIDFLIQSNYLTEDVIAQVSASNSLLPVVDLGSMHIPQEVREIISPELARRFRAIPISDDGFSVNVAIDDPLNLETMDSLPQLLGRDVIFSVATRSAVESRLKEFYRDMTLPDAGSDIDGEDGDAPIIRLVQQMLVDAFRLRASDIHIEPMENRLRIRYRVDGKLVEVATHPKKLLSPIIARLKVMSTTMSIAEKRMPQDGRIQMTIGDRQIDLRVSSVPSNHGESIVMRILDKSALVLGLPQLGFFSDDEAVFDRLITLPDGIILVTGPTGSGKTTTLYACLNHINRPDKKIITVEDPVEYELSGINQVMVKADIGMTFAAALRAMLRQAPNIIMIGEIRDMETASIAINASLTGHLVFSTLHTNDAPSAVARLADIGIKRFLIASSVRAIMAQRLVRKLCDRCKVDGNLTEKQAHTLNIDMSRVTPGQIKAPHGCDFCRGGGFKGRMGLFEIFEIDDEVRRMINENLTSPQLRKRARELGMRTLREDGVRKVLAGLTSPEEVLNVTMGDAN; encoded by the coding sequence GTGTACGCCAACGAATCATATCTCATCGAACTTCTTACGCAGGCCGGGTATTTGAATGAAGAGATTCTTCAATATGCACGCAGCCAAAAATCTCCCACCCAGGACCTGATTGATTTTCTCATTCAATCCAATTACCTCACGGAAGACGTCATCGCGCAGGTGAGCGCCTCCAATTCCCTGCTTCCCGTAGTGGACCTGGGATCCATGCACATACCCCAGGAAGTCAGGGAAATCATCAGTCCGGAACTGGCCCGGCGCTTCCGCGCCATTCCGATTTCCGACGACGGCTTTTCCGTTAATGTGGCCATTGACGATCCGCTGAACCTGGAAACCATGGACAGCCTGCCCCAGCTGCTGGGCCGCGACGTAATTTTCAGCGTAGCCACGCGCAGTGCGGTGGAAAGCCGCCTGAAGGAATTCTACCGGGACATGACCCTTCCGGACGCCGGCAGCGACATCGACGGAGAGGACGGGGACGCCCCCATCATCCGCCTGGTACAGCAGATGCTGGTGGACGCGTTCAGGCTGCGCGCCTCCGACATCCACATTGAACCCATGGAAAACCGGCTCCGCATCCGCTACCGCGTGGACGGCAAGCTGGTGGAAGTAGCCACCCACCCCAAGAAGCTTCTCAGCCCCATCATCGCCCGCCTGAAGGTGATGAGCACCACGATGAGCATTGCGGAAAAACGCATGCCACAGGACGGCCGAATCCAGATGACCATCGGAGACCGCCAGATCGACCTCCGTGTCTCTTCCGTTCCCAGCAACCACGGGGAAAGCATCGTCATGCGTATTCTGGACAAGTCCGCCCTGGTGCTTGGCCTTCCGCAGCTGGGCTTCTTCTCCGACGACGAAGCCGTGTTCGACCGCCTGATCACCCTGCCCGACGGCATCATCCTGGTGACCGGCCCCACCGGTTCCGGTAAAACGACGACGCTGTACGCGTGCCTCAACCACATCAACCGTCCGGACAAAAAGATCATCACGGTGGAAGACCCCGTGGAATACGAACTTTCCGGCATCAACCAGGTGATGGTGAAGGCGGACATCGGCATGACCTTCGCTGCCGCTCTGCGCGCCATGCTGCGCCAGGCTCCCAACATCATCATGATCGGGGAAATTCGAGACATGGAAACGGCCAGTATCGCCATCAACGCCTCCCTGACGGGCCACCTGGTGTTCTCCACCCTGCACACCAATGACGCCCCCAGCGCCGTAGCCCGTCTGGCGGACATCGGCATCAAGCGTTTCCTGATCGCCTCCTCCGTCCGCGCCATCATGGCCCAGCGCCTCGTCCGCAAACTGTGCGACCGCTGCAAGGTGGACGGCAACCTGACGGAAAAGCAGGCCCACACGCTGAACATCGACATGTCCCGCGTCACGCCGGGCCAGATCAAGGCGCCTCACGGCTGCGATTTCTGCCGCGGCGGAGGCTTCAAGGGACGCATGGGCCTATTCGAGATTTTTGAAATCGACGACGAAGTGCGGCGCATGATCAATGAAAACCTCACCTCCCCCCAGTTGCGCAAGCGCGCGCGGGAACTGGGCATGAGAACCCTGAGAGAAGATGGCGTGCGCAAGGTGCTGGCCGGCCTCACCTCTCCGGAAGAAGTGCTGAACGTCACCATGGGAGACGCCAACTGA
- a CDS encoding GspE/PulE family protein, translating into MDTNLTLELFIGRGMIDKSLAKDIKEEMATSGKELPEVLADFGIIGNKDDIWQMIASDLGTEFITLDNFQPDPNVQNMMPATLVRLHGALPVRYGPEGLYVCLVDPLNPQTVEDLRFALGQDIHVLVAPDYQITDRINELYGGESAAMKDLMQELNNMEVSNETEDSAAAPVIRFVDLVITQAIKEKASDIHFEPFEKEFKIRYRVDGALYEMQPPPVHLSVPVISRVKVMSNMNIAERRVPQDGRIVKQIGDRSVDMRVSTLPTQYGESVVLRVLDRSSVNLNLDNLGLPPHIHEYILDTVHKPNGIFIVTGPTGAGKTTTLYAALREINTIDSKVLTAEDPVEYDIDGIIQIPINEAIGLDFPMVLRAFLRQDPDRILVGEMRDMATAQIAIQASLTGHLVLSTLHTNDSAGAITRLVDMGCEPFLVAASLEGVLAQRLVRTICPDCRTPYEPSSSILSQLGVSPYELGDKHFYTGRGCDKCSNSGYKGRKGIYELLDINDTLRDMITDRAPSVVLKQKAIEMGMSTLREDGLRNIYDGNTTIEEVLKYT; encoded by the coding sequence ATGGACACCAATCTCACACTGGAACTTTTCATCGGCCGGGGAATGATCGACAAGTCCCTTGCCAAGGACATCAAGGAGGAAATGGCGACCTCCGGCAAGGAACTGCCGGAAGTGCTCGCGGACTTCGGCATCATTGGCAACAAGGACGACATCTGGCAGATGATCGCCAGCGACCTGGGCACGGAATTCATCACGCTGGACAATTTCCAGCCGGACCCCAACGTGCAGAACATGATGCCCGCCACGCTCGTGCGCCTGCACGGCGCCCTGCCCGTACGCTACGGGCCTGAGGGCCTGTACGTCTGCCTGGTGGACCCCCTGAACCCCCAGACGGTGGAAGACCTGCGCTTCGCCCTCGGTCAGGATATCCACGTCCTTGTGGCGCCGGACTACCAGATTACCGACCGCATCAACGAATTGTACGGCGGGGAATCCGCCGCCATGAAGGACCTGATGCAGGAGCTCAACAACATGGAAGTCAGCAATGAGACGGAAGATTCCGCCGCTGCCCCCGTGATCCGCTTCGTGGACCTGGTCATCACCCAGGCCATCAAGGAAAAAGCCTCCGACATCCACTTTGAACCCTTTGAAAAGGAATTCAAAATCCGCTACCGCGTGGACGGCGCCCTCTATGAAATGCAGCCGCCGCCCGTCCACCTGTCCGTCCCGGTCATCTCCCGCGTGAAGGTCATGTCCAACATGAACATCGCGGAACGCCGCGTGCCGCAGGACGGCCGAATTGTCAAGCAGATAGGCGACCGGTCCGTGGACATGCGTGTTTCCACCCTGCCTACCCAGTACGGGGAATCCGTGGTGCTCCGCGTTCTGGACCGCTCCTCCGTGAACCTGAACCTGGACAACTTGGGCCTGCCTCCCCACATCCACGAATACATTCTGGACACGGTCCACAAGCCCAACGGCATCTTCATCGTCACCGGCCCCACCGGCGCCGGGAAAACCACCACGCTGTACGCGGCGCTGAGGGAAATCAACACGATCGACTCCAAGGTGCTGACGGCGGAAGACCCGGTGGAATATGACATTGACGGCATCATCCAGATTCCGATCAATGAAGCCATCGGCCTGGATTTCCCGATGGTGCTCCGCGCCTTCCTGCGACAGGACCCGGACCGCATCCTGGTGGGGGAAATGCGAGACATGGCCACGGCCCAGATCGCCATCCAGGCATCCCTGACGGGCCACCTGGTGCTTTCCACCCTGCATACGAACGACTCCGCCGGGGCCATCACGCGTCTGGTGGACATGGGCTGCGAGCCCTTCCTGGTGGCCGCCTCCCTGGAAGGGGTGCTGGCCCAGCGCCTCGTGCGCACCATCTGCCCGGACTGCCGCACGCCGTACGAACCCTCCTCCAGCATCCTCTCCCAGCTTGGGGTTTCTCCCTACGAACTGGGAGACAAGCACTTCTACACGGGCCGAGGCTGTGACAAATGCTCCAACTCCGGCTACAAGGGCCGGAAGGGCATTTACGAACTCCTGGATATCAACGACACCCTGCGGGACATGATCACGGACCGCGCTCCTTCCGTGGTGCTGAAGCAGAAAGCCATTGAAATGGGCATGTCCACCCTGCGCGAAGACGGCTTGAGGAACATCTACGACGGAAACACCACCATTGAAGAAGTGCTGAAATACACTTAA